From Cyprinus carpio isolate SPL01 chromosome A7, ASM1834038v1, whole genome shotgun sequence, a single genomic window includes:
- the LOC109089855 gene encoding uncharacterized protein LOC109089855 produces the protein MLHISAAALMLFGMGFLRVMFSTASIQTHPGQSVTMWCSHNIHVSGYLCWFKQSDGAVPITIVHMLYTESLQKVKPNYFNNFTKDHLVMAMDQFSKITTLTIKKVNISDSGFYFCGATDYPMKFGNGTRLEVKAHAEKHHNLNAIVNATMINDLQTVFISEKNYTVPSKNDHEKSPVSEECSRDIYFKLTLLFGGIIFFICIVPLILAIIREHRRQKHKKVAECQAQQHDDKENDSVEYAAVYFLNQRTKKAGRHTEDTTAVYTDTT, from the exons ATGTTACATATTTCAGCTGCAGCTTTAATGCTCTTTGGGATGG GTTTTCTTCGAGTTATGTTTTCAACAGCAAGTATACAGACTCATCCAGGACAAAGTGTCACTATGTGGTGTTCACACAATATCCATGTTTCTGGATATCTGTGCTGGTTCAAACAATCAGACGGTGCTGTACCCATTACTATTGTGCACATGTTATACACCGAAAGTCTTCAGAAGGTTAAGCCAAATTATTTCAACAATTTCACAAAAGATCACCTGGTCATGGCCATGGATCAGTTCAGCAAAATCACCACCCTAACAATTAAGAAAGTGAACATTTCTGATTCTGGATTCTACTTTTGTGGAGCTACAGATTATCCCATGAAATTTGGCAATGGAACCAGACTTGAAgtaaaag CACATGCTGAGAAACACCACAATTTAAATGCCATTGTAAATGCCACAATGATAAATGACTTGCAAACTGTTTTCATATCAGAGAAAAATTACACAGTACCCTCAAAAAACG ATCATGAGAAATCACCCGTGTCTGAGGAGTGTTCTAGAGACATCTATTTCAAACTGACCCTCCTATTTggtggaataattttttttatttgtatcgtTCCTCTTATTTTGGCAATTATCAGGGaacacagaagacagaagcaTAAAAAAG TCGCTGAATGTCAAGCACAACAGCATGATGACAAG GAAAATGATTCAGTAGAATATGCTGCTGTGTATTTCTTAAACCAAAGAACCAAAAAAGCAGGACGACATACTGAGGATACAACTGCTGTATACACTGATactacttga